Proteins from one Pongo abelii isolate AG06213 chromosome 7, NHGRI_mPonAbe1-v2.0_pri, whole genome shotgun sequence genomic window:
- the IQANK1 gene encoding IQ motif and ankyrin repeat domain-containing protein 1 isoform X3, which yields MDSKKGKPKAAAGKWQMLHPGPKTRAAAGKPGENRPPQRKAGRQAREPAPAESPQAPTGPAEDRAARAIQGAFRQLRARRELARRREERREYLEQMEKLQREAYLALVRREREAARRLREQEEAAQRERREELQRRRRLLDAAFDGDVGEIRAVLKEVEQLLTREGVGHDEAGKARRLQRRVALVECEDGHGNTPLSEAAAGGQPLAIQLLAELGASPNSKGAFGRTPLYRAAFGGHLAAVEVLLKLGADPRVYAEDGSTPEQVASLDTVVSVLRSWDLSLTEAMLQNMEAEQQRRAQEAQRHKEAEAERCGSMTLKVQQLAREQQQCHEELQQAYCELSRRISEHDQCEWRCMDKTKLTLQAIKDAEAQVDRLRQEAQKAEEALAMARLELREQTQAEEEEEPGLKCQVTELHDVLMKDVGNRIRADGRWPLVIDPSGQAATFLRYQDTNYVDTVNPEHLRPERMRLALLGALRYGKPLVFDLREVDLFPVVQRQLEAVQPGLAQALLSRGLLERERYLSLLRPTDGPEYSPTQFQEQRLEHFRLFFVTKVQWPPAEQLQVLLPVRVQLLGTGL from the exons GGCCGGCCGAGGACCGAGCGGCCAGAGCGATCCAGGGCGCCTTCCGGCAGCTCCGGGCCAGGAGGGAGCTCGCCCGCCGCCGGGAGGAGCGCCGGGAGTACCTGGAgcagatggagaagctgcagaggGAG GCCTACCTGGCTCTGGTGCGCCGGGAGCGGGAGGCCGCGCGGCGGCTGCGCGAGCAGGAGGAGGCGGCGCAGCGGGAGCGGCGGGAGGAGCTGCAGCGTCGCCGCCGCCTGCTGGACGCCGCCTTCGACGGGGACGTGGGAGAGATCCGGGCGGTGCTGAAGGAG GTGGAGCAGCTGCTGACCCGCGAGGGCGTGGGCCATGACGAGGCGGGCAAGGCGCGGCGGCTGCAGCGACGCGTGGCTCTGGTGGAGTGCGAGGACGGCCACGGGAACACGCCGCTGTCGGAGGCGGCCGCGGGCGGGCAGCCCCTGGCCATCCAGCTGCTGGCCGAGCTCGGCGCCAGCCCCAACAGCAAG GGCGCTTTCGGTCGGACGCCGCTGTACCGTGCAGCCTTTGGGGGCCACCTGGCAGCTGTGGAGGTGCTTCTGAAGCTCGGAGCAGACCCCCGGGTGTACGCAGAGGACGGGAGCACCCCTGAGCAG GTGGCCTCGCTGGACACAGTGGTGAGCGTGCTGCGCTCGTGGGACCTGAGCCTCACAGAGGCCATGCTCCAGAACATGGAGGCAGAGCAGCAGCGCCGGGCCCAGGAGGCCCAGAGGCACAAGGAGGCCGAGGCTGAGCGGTGTGGCAG TATGACCCTCAAGGTCCAACAGCTGGCCAGGGAGCAGCAGCAGTGTCACGAGGAG CTGCAACAGGCCTACTGTGAGCTGAGCCGGAGGATCTCAGAGCACGACCAGTGTGAGTGGAGGTGCATGGACAAGACCAAGCTCACGCTGCAG GCCATCAAGGACGCAGAGGCCCAGGTGGACAGGCTGCGGCAGGAGgcccagaaggctgaggaggcGCTGGCTATGGCCAGGCTGGAGCTGCGGGAGCAGACGCAGGCGG aggaggaagaggagcccGGGCTGAAGTGCCAGGTCACCGAGCTGCATGACGTGCTGATGAAAGATGTAGGCAACCGCATCCGTGCCGATGGCCG GTGGCCTCTTGTCATTGACCCTTCGGGCCAGGCGGCCACCTTCCTGCGCTACCAGGACACCAACTATGTGGACACGGTGAACCCGGAACACCTGAGACCAGAGAGGATGCGGCTGGCTCTGCTGGGGGCTCTGCG GTATGGGAAGCCGCTGGTGTTCGACCTGCGAGAGGTAGACCTGTTCCCAGTCGTGCAGCGGCAGCTGGAGGCGGTGCAGCCTGGCCTGGCGCAGGCGCTGCTGAGCCGCGGCCTGCTGGAGCGGGAGAGGTACCTGTCGCTGCTGCGGCCCACGGACGGGCCCGAGTACAGCCCCACGCAGTTCCAGGAGCAGCGGCTGGAGCACTTCCGCCTCTTTTTCGTCACCAAGGTCCAGTGGCCGCCAGCTGAGCAGCTGCAGGTGCTGCTCCCGGTGCGTGTGCAGCTGCTGGGCACAGGCCTCTAG
- the IQANK1 gene encoding IQ motif and ankyrin repeat domain-containing protein 1 isoform X1, whose protein sequence is MDSKKGKPKAAAGKWQMLHPGPKTRAAAGKPGENRPPQRKAGRQAREPAPAESPQAPTGPAEDRAARAIQGAFRQLRARRELARRREERREYLEQMEKLQREAYLALVRREREAARRLREQEEAAQRERREELQRRRRLLDAAFDGDVGEIRAVLKEVEQLLTREGVGHDEAGKARRLQRRVALVECEDGHGNTPLSEAAAGGQPLAIQLLAELGASPNSKGAFGRTPLYRAAFGGHLAAVEVLLKLGADPRVYAEDGSTPEQVASLDTVVSVLRSWDLSLTEAMLQNMEAEQQRRAQEAQRHKEAEAERCGRQEGCGRCWRGALARGAGKGRWQGARAGGAGGGAGGSLCPSSFLLPSMTLKVQQLAREQQQCHEELQQAYCELSRRISEHDQCEWRCMDKTKLTLQAIKDAEAQVDRLRQEAQKAEEALAMARLELREQTQAEEEEEPGLKCQVTELHDVLMKDVGNRIRADGRWPLVIDPSGQAATFLRYQDTNYVDTVNPEHLRPERMRLALLGALRYGKPLVFDLREVDLFPVVQRQLEAVQPGLAQALLSRGLLERERYLSLLRPTDGPEYSPTQFQEQRLEHFRLFFVTKVQWPPAEQLQVLLPVRVQLLGTGL, encoded by the exons GGCCGGCCGAGGACCGAGCGGCCAGAGCGATCCAGGGCGCCTTCCGGCAGCTCCGGGCCAGGAGGGAGCTCGCCCGCCGCCGGGAGGAGCGCCGGGAGTACCTGGAgcagatggagaagctgcagaggGAG GCCTACCTGGCTCTGGTGCGCCGGGAGCGGGAGGCCGCGCGGCGGCTGCGCGAGCAGGAGGAGGCGGCGCAGCGGGAGCGGCGGGAGGAGCTGCAGCGTCGCCGCCGCCTGCTGGACGCCGCCTTCGACGGGGACGTGGGAGAGATCCGGGCGGTGCTGAAGGAG GTGGAGCAGCTGCTGACCCGCGAGGGCGTGGGCCATGACGAGGCGGGCAAGGCGCGGCGGCTGCAGCGACGCGTGGCTCTGGTGGAGTGCGAGGACGGCCACGGGAACACGCCGCTGTCGGAGGCGGCCGCGGGCGGGCAGCCCCTGGCCATCCAGCTGCTGGCCGAGCTCGGCGCCAGCCCCAACAGCAAG GGCGCTTTCGGTCGGACGCCGCTGTACCGTGCAGCCTTTGGGGGCCACCTGGCAGCTGTGGAGGTGCTTCTGAAGCTCGGAGCAGACCCCCGGGTGTACGCAGAGGACGGGAGCACCCCTGAGCAG GTGGCCTCGCTGGACACAGTGGTGAGCGTGCTGCGCTCGTGGGACCTGAGCCTCACAGAGGCCATGCTCCAGAACATGGAGGCAGAGCAGCAGCGCCGGGCCCAGGAGGCCCAGAGGCACAAGGAGGCCGAGGCTGAGCGGTGTGGCAGGCAGGAGGGGTGTGGGAGGTGCTGGCGAGGGGCGCTGGCGAGGGGTGCTGGCAAGGGGCGCTGGCAGGGAGCGCGGGCGGGGGGTGCTGGTGGGGGCGCTGGCGGAAGCCTCTGCCCCAGCTCATTCCTGCTCCCTAGTATGACCCTCAAGGTCCAACAGCTGGCCAGGGAGCAGCAGCAGTGTCACGAGGAG CTGCAACAGGCCTACTGTGAGCTGAGCCGGAGGATCTCAGAGCACGACCAGTGTGAGTGGAGGTGCATGGACAAGACCAAGCTCACGCTGCAG GCCATCAAGGACGCAGAGGCCCAGGTGGACAGGCTGCGGCAGGAGgcccagaaggctgaggaggcGCTGGCTATGGCCAGGCTGGAGCTGCGGGAGCAGACGCAGGCGG aggaggaagaggagcccGGGCTGAAGTGCCAGGTCACCGAGCTGCATGACGTGCTGATGAAAGATGTAGGCAACCGCATCCGTGCCGATGGCCG GTGGCCTCTTGTCATTGACCCTTCGGGCCAGGCGGCCACCTTCCTGCGCTACCAGGACACCAACTATGTGGACACGGTGAACCCGGAACACCTGAGACCAGAGAGGATGCGGCTGGCTCTGCTGGGGGCTCTGCG GTATGGGAAGCCGCTGGTGTTCGACCTGCGAGAGGTAGACCTGTTCCCAGTCGTGCAGCGGCAGCTGGAGGCGGTGCAGCCTGGCCTGGCGCAGGCGCTGCTGAGCCGCGGCCTGCTGGAGCGGGAGAGGTACCTGTCGCTGCTGCGGCCCACGGACGGGCCCGAGTACAGCCCCACGCAGTTCCAGGAGCAGCGGCTGGAGCACTTCCGCCTCTTTTTCGTCACCAAGGTCCAGTGGCCGCCAGCTGAGCAGCTGCAGGTGCTGCTCCCGGTGCGTGTGCAGCTGCTGGGCACAGGCCTCTAG
- the IQANK1 gene encoding IQ motif and ankyrin repeat domain-containing protein 1 isoform X2 codes for MDSKKGKPKAAAGKWQMLHPGPKTRAAAGKPGENRPPQRKAGRQAREPAPAESPQAPTGPAEDRAARAIQGAFRQLRARRELARRREERREYLEQMEKLQREAYLALVRREREAARRLREQEEAAQRERREELQRRRRLLDAAFDGDVGEIRAVLKEVEQLLTREGVGHDEAGKARRLQRRVALVECEDGHGNTPLSEAAAGGQPLAIQLLAELGASPNSKGAFGRTPLYRAAFGGHLAAVEVLLKLGADPRVYAEDGSTPEQVASLDTVVSVLRSWDLSLTEAMLQNMEAEQQRRAQEAQRHKEAEAERCGRQEGCGRCWRGALARGAGKGRWQGARAGGAGGGAGGSLCPSSFLLPSMTLKVQQLAREQQQCHEELQQAYCELSRRISEHDQCEWRCMDKTKLTLQAIKDAEAQVDRLRQEAQKAEEALAMARLELREQTQAEEEEEPGLKCQVTELHDVLMKDVGNRIRADGRWPLVIDPSGQAATFLRYQDTNYVDTVNPEHLRPERMRLALLGALRRAAAAGGGAAWPGAGAAEPRPAGAGEVPVAAAAHGRARVQPHAVPGAAAGALPPLFRHQGPVAAS; via the exons GGCCGGCCGAGGACCGAGCGGCCAGAGCGATCCAGGGCGCCTTCCGGCAGCTCCGGGCCAGGAGGGAGCTCGCCCGCCGCCGGGAGGAGCGCCGGGAGTACCTGGAgcagatggagaagctgcagaggGAG GCCTACCTGGCTCTGGTGCGCCGGGAGCGGGAGGCCGCGCGGCGGCTGCGCGAGCAGGAGGAGGCGGCGCAGCGGGAGCGGCGGGAGGAGCTGCAGCGTCGCCGCCGCCTGCTGGACGCCGCCTTCGACGGGGACGTGGGAGAGATCCGGGCGGTGCTGAAGGAG GTGGAGCAGCTGCTGACCCGCGAGGGCGTGGGCCATGACGAGGCGGGCAAGGCGCGGCGGCTGCAGCGACGCGTGGCTCTGGTGGAGTGCGAGGACGGCCACGGGAACACGCCGCTGTCGGAGGCGGCCGCGGGCGGGCAGCCCCTGGCCATCCAGCTGCTGGCCGAGCTCGGCGCCAGCCCCAACAGCAAG GGCGCTTTCGGTCGGACGCCGCTGTACCGTGCAGCCTTTGGGGGCCACCTGGCAGCTGTGGAGGTGCTTCTGAAGCTCGGAGCAGACCCCCGGGTGTACGCAGAGGACGGGAGCACCCCTGAGCAG GTGGCCTCGCTGGACACAGTGGTGAGCGTGCTGCGCTCGTGGGACCTGAGCCTCACAGAGGCCATGCTCCAGAACATGGAGGCAGAGCAGCAGCGCCGGGCCCAGGAGGCCCAGAGGCACAAGGAGGCCGAGGCTGAGCGGTGTGGCAGGCAGGAGGGGTGTGGGAGGTGCTGGCGAGGGGCGCTGGCGAGGGGTGCTGGCAAGGGGCGCTGGCAGGGAGCGCGGGCGGGGGGTGCTGGTGGGGGCGCTGGCGGAAGCCTCTGCCCCAGCTCATTCCTGCTCCCTAGTATGACCCTCAAGGTCCAACAGCTGGCCAGGGAGCAGCAGCAGTGTCACGAGGAG CTGCAACAGGCCTACTGTGAGCTGAGCCGGAGGATCTCAGAGCACGACCAGTGTGAGTGGAGGTGCATGGACAAGACCAAGCTCACGCTGCAG GCCATCAAGGACGCAGAGGCCCAGGTGGACAGGCTGCGGCAGGAGgcccagaaggctgaggaggcGCTGGCTATGGCCAGGCTGGAGCTGCGGGAGCAGACGCAGGCGG aggaggaagaggagcccGGGCTGAAGTGCCAGGTCACCGAGCTGCATGACGTGCTGATGAAAGATGTAGGCAACCGCATCCGTGCCGATGGCCG GTGGCCTCTTGTCATTGACCCTTCGGGCCAGGCGGCCACCTTCCTGCGCTACCAGGACACCAACTATGTGGACACGGTGAACCCGGAACACCTGAGACCAGAGAGGATGCGGCTGGCTCTGCTGGGGGCTCTGCG TCGTGCAGCGGCAGCTGGAGGCGGTGCAGCCTGGCCTGGCGCAGGCGCTGCTGAGCCGCGGCCTGCTGGAGCGGGAGAGGTACCTGTCGCTGCTGCGGCCCACGGACGGGCCCGAGTACAGCCCCACGCAGTTCCAGGAGCAGCGGCTGGAGCACTTCCGCCTCTTTTTCGTCACCAAGGTCCAGTGGCCGCCAGCTGA